A region of Pontiella agarivorans DNA encodes the following proteins:
- a CDS encoding sodium:solute symporter family protein produces the protein MSIWMMIIVVAYLCVIGYLGFRGFKTTKSATDYMLGGRSVHPYVMAMSYGATFISTSAIVGFGGAAGVFGMGLLWLTVMNIFIGIFIAFWVFGGRTRRMGLRLDAHTFPELLGRRFQSRFIQGAVAIIIFLFIPLYASAVLIGAAKYISSQFSVDYNVALFVFSVIIALYVVMGGIKGVMYTDALQGTIMLFGMTALLIMTYVKMGGVTAAHQSLTDMAALVPEKLQAGGHQGWTSMPKFGAPSWWVLVSTIIMGVGIGVLAQPQLAVRYMTVKSGKELNRAIPIGGVFIMMVTGVAYVVGALSNVHFQQTLGKVSIVAAKGDVEAIIPMYLQSAMPEWFSILFMLTLISAAMSTLSSQFHVMGTSLGRDLVEESMGRKNNGGGVLATRGAVFVGILISVYLSYIIELKFGKTGTSIVARGTAIFFGLCACAFLPMYVGALWSRSITKAGAIAGMLSGSVFSLFWMVFIQEKASSALLLCNRLFGTRSLAIHLVDGKEVFSSMGPIVWAYVDPLMIGLPLSVLMTVAVSCFSKKTAEDHLDRCMGTKS, from the coding sequence ATGTCTATTTGGATGATGATCATTGTCGTGGCGTATCTCTGCGTCATTGGATACCTCGGGTTCCGGGGCTTTAAAACCACAAAATCGGCCACCGACTATATGCTGGGCGGACGTTCGGTTCATCCGTATGTGATGGCGATGTCGTATGGAGCCACCTTCATCAGCACCTCGGCCATCGTCGGGTTCGGCGGTGCGGCCGGCGTATTCGGCATGGGGCTGCTGTGGCTGACGGTTATGAATATCTTTATCGGCATCTTTATCGCCTTCTGGGTATTTGGCGGCCGGACGCGCAGAATGGGACTTCGGCTCGATGCCCATACCTTTCCGGAACTGCTGGGCAGACGGTTTCAATCGCGCTTCATCCAGGGCGCCGTGGCCATCATTATTTTTCTGTTCATTCCGCTCTATGCTTCGGCCGTTCTGATCGGCGCGGCGAAATATATTTCCTCGCAGTTTTCGGTCGACTACAACGTGGCGCTGTTTGTTTTTTCCGTCATCATTGCGCTTTATGTGGTGATGGGCGGAATCAAGGGCGTGATGTATACGGATGCGCTGCAGGGAACCATCATGCTGTTCGGCATGACGGCGCTGCTGATCATGACCTACGTTAAAATGGGCGGGGTTACGGCGGCCCACCAAAGCCTTACCGACATGGCGGCGCTGGTTCCGGAAAAACTGCAGGCGGGCGGACATCAGGGCTGGACGAGTATGCCGAAGTTCGGTGCCCCGAGCTGGTGGGTGCTGGTGAGCACCATCATTATGGGCGTGGGCATCGGCGTGTTGGCTCAGCCTCAGCTGGCGGTGCGGTATATGACGGTGAAGAGCGGCAAAGAGCTGAACCGTGCCATTCCGATCGGCGGTGTGTTTATTATGATGGTGACCGGTGTGGCATATGTGGTCGGCGCACTTTCCAACGTCCATTTTCAGCAGACGCTGGGCAAGGTATCCATTGTGGCGGCCAAGGGTGATGTTGAAGCCATCATCCCGATGTATCTTCAAAGTGCCATGCCCGAATGGTTCAGCATTCTGTTTATGCTCACCCTGATTTCTGCGGCCATGAGCACGCTCAGCAGCCAGTTTCATGTGATGGGCACTTCGCTCGGCCGGGATCTGGTTGAAGAATCCATGGGCCGGAAGAATAACGGCGGAGGCGTTTTGGCCACCCGCGGAGCGGTGTTCGTGGGCATTCTGATTTCTGTTTACCTCAGCTACATCATCGAACTTAAATTCGGCAAAACGGGAACCTCGATTGTGGCCCGCGGGACCGCTATCTTTTTCGGTCTTTGCGCCTGCGCCTTTCTGCCCATGTATGTGGGGGCCTTGTGGAGCCGAAGCATTACCAAAGCCGGGGCCATTGCCGGCATGCTGAGCGGCTCCGTTTTCAGCCTTTTCTGGATGGTCTTTATTCAGGAAAAGGCCTCTTCCGCCCTGCTCCTCTGCAACCGGCTTTTCGGCACCCGGTCGCTGGCCATTCATCTGGTCGACGGGAAAGAGGTGTTTTCATCCATGGGCCCCATTGTCTGGGCCTATGTTGATCCGCTGATGATCGGCCTTCCGCTGTCCGTACTGATGACGGTGGCCGTTTCGTGTTTTTCCAAAAAAACAGCGGAAGATCATCTGGACCGATGTATGGGAACGAAATCATGA
- a CDS encoding acyl-CoA thioesterase has translation MFSHTCQLRVRYSESDRMGTFYNSRLLEWMEVGRSELTRAAGKAYAEWEAEGVMAPIIEANLKFKGRAGYDDLLCLETTCERAGRARLKFQTVITMAGTGKPVAEGFTIHALTNPEGSPIRIPDWINHLLNGEKYEQ, from the coding sequence ATGTTCAGTCATACCTGTCAACTGAGAGTACGTTACAGTGAATCGGATCGCATGGGGACCTTCTATAATTCACGCCTGCTGGAGTGGATGGAAGTGGGGCGCTCAGAGCTGACCCGCGCCGCGGGAAAAGCCTATGCGGAATGGGAGGCCGAGGGGGTCATGGCTCCGATTATAGAAGCGAATCTGAAGTTTAAAGGGCGCGCCGGTTATGATGACCTGCTGTGTCTGGAAACCACGTGCGAGCGGGCGGGGCGGGCGCGGCTTAAATTTCAGACGGTGATCACCATGGCCGGAACCGGGAAACCCGTGGCGGAAGGATTTACCATTCATGCACTGACCAACCCCGAAGGAAGCCCCATCCGTATTCCGGATTGGATTAATCATTTACTAAACGGAGAGAAATATGAGCAGTGA
- a CDS encoding ACT domain-containing protein: protein MKLKQLSVFLENKPGRLRELCALLADNGINMITISLADTEQFGILRLIVSDCEAAKSLLEEKGFVAKITEVIAVEVSDEPGGLRDVLQVEEAAEISVEYMYAFTIKSGENAVLLFRFDDMDKAVTALQSAGFKVLDRVALFPNTEN from the coding sequence ATGAAACTGAAACAGTTATCGGTATTCCTGGAAAATAAACCCGGCCGGTTACGCGAGCTTTGTGCATTGCTGGCGGATAACGGAATCAACATGATCACGATCTCACTGGCCGACACGGAACAGTTCGGTATTCTCCGCCTGATCGTCAGCGACTGCGAGGCGGCGAAGTCCCTTCTGGAAGAAAAAGGGTTTGTGGCCAAAATCACAGAAGTGATTGCGGTGGAAGTAAGCGATGAACCCGGTGGATTACGGGATGTTCTGCAGGTGGAAGAGGCGGCGGAAATCAGCGTGGAATACATGTATGCCTTCACGATTAAGAGCGGTGAAAATGCCGTACTGCTGTTCCGTTTCGACGACATGGATAAAGCTGTCACGGCGCTGCAGAGCGCAGGGTTCAAGGTGCTGGACCGCGTTGCACTTTTCCCGAATACGGAAAATTAA
- a CDS encoding phenylacetate--CoA ligase family protein, with protein MHTQWNDRESLIHPASAPDYLREEQLRKLQLQRLRAMTRHAYENQTLFRERMEATGVTPDDVQTLDDIRKLPFTQKTDLRDTYPYGLFAVPMSEVVRLHASSGTTGKPIVVAYTTEDIEVWKEVMIRAFACAGLHSGDIVQNAYGYGLFTGGLGAHYGAEALNATVIPISGGNSERQIMVMRDFGTTAICATPSYFLHLIEYAEKMGIEWPDLPLRAGIFGAEPWTDEMREYIEGKTGIKAFDIYGLSEIIGPGVGMACSEQSGLHIFEDHFMIEIVDPVTDEPMPDGEEGELIITTLSKKAMPVMRYRTHDITSIIPEKCECGRTIRRINRIARRSDDMFIIRGVNVFPSQVEAALLNVEETLPHYQIVLSRSGGMDQMEVQVEVTAETFTDTVRGVEAVHKQLSDAIAHILGIRVKLTLVEPNMIERSMGKAKRVIDNR; from the coding sequence ATGCACACACAATGGAATGATCGGGAGAGTCTGATTCATCCTGCTTCCGCGCCGGATTATCTGCGCGAAGAACAGCTTCGAAAACTTCAGCTTCAACGGCTTCGGGCCATGACCCGGCACGCTTATGAAAATCAAACGCTCTTCCGGGAACGCATGGAGGCAACGGGAGTGACGCCCGATGATGTCCAAACGCTGGACGATATCCGCAAGCTGCCGTTCACACAGAAAACGGACCTGCGCGACACCTATCCCTACGGACTCTTCGCCGTCCCGATGAGCGAGGTGGTTCGTTTGCATGCTTCGTCCGGCACGACGGGAAAGCCCATTGTTGTGGCCTACACCACCGAAGATATTGAGGTCTGGAAAGAGGTCATGATTCGGGCTTTTGCCTGTGCGGGATTGCATAGCGGAGACATCGTCCAGAATGCCTATGGCTACGGCCTCTTCACCGGAGGACTCGGCGCGCACTACGGCGCTGAAGCATTAAACGCCACGGTTATTCCTATTTCCGGCGGAAATTCCGAACGGCAGATTATGGTGATGCGCGATTTCGGCACCACCGCCATCTGTGCCACACCGAGCTATTTTCTGCATCTGATTGAGTATGCAGAAAAGATGGGCATCGAGTGGCCCGATCTCCCGTTGCGGGCAGGAATCTTCGGTGCCGAACCGTGGACCGATGAGATGCGCGAATACATTGAAGGGAAAACGGGCATCAAAGCATTCGATATTTACGGTCTTTCGGAAATCATCGGCCCCGGCGTCGGTATGGCCTGCTCCGAACAGAGCGGCCTGCATATTTTTGAAGATCATTTCATGATCGAAATTGTTGACCCCGTCACCGATGAACCCATGCCCGATGGCGAAGAAGGCGAGCTGATCATCACAACGCTGAGCAAAAAAGCGATGCCCGTAATGCGCTACCGCACCCACGACATCACGAGCATCATTCCGGAAAAATGCGAATGCGGCCGCACCATCCGTCGGATCAACCGAATTGCCCGCCGCTCCGACGACATGTTCATTATTCGCGGCGTAAACGTCTTCCCGTCGCAGGTCGAAGCCGCGCTGCTTAACGTGGAGGAAACGCTGCCGCATTATCAGATTGTACTTTCGCGCTCCGGCGGAATGGACCAGATGGAAGTTCAGGTGGAAGTCACGGCCGAAACCTTCACCGACACCGTTCGCGGAGTGGAAGCCGTACACAAACAACTGTCCGATGCCATCGCTCACATCCTCGGCATTCGCGTAAAGCTCACCCTGGTTGAACCCAACATGATCGAGCGGTCCATGGGCAAAGCAAAACGGGTGATCGATAATCGATAA
- a CDS encoding symporter small accessory protein has protein sequence MLGIEDPWVVLGYFLCIICTLICLVWGAFKWNVDDTVQEPEEEISHWAEEENRVEAEL, from the coding sequence ATGCTGGGGATTGAAGATCCATGGGTCGTTTTGGGTTATTTTCTGTGCATAATCTGCACACTGATTTGCCTCGTCTGGGGGGCGTTCAAATGGAATGTCGATGACACGGTTCAGGAGCCTGAAGAAGAAATTTCGCATTGGGCCGAAGAAGAAAACCGCGTTGAAGCAGAGTTGTAA
- the putP gene encoding sodium/proline symporter PutP, giving the protein MENLHIILTFAGYLIFMLLIGTHFYKKNESLSDYLIGDRQLNKWVAAMSAQASDMSGWLLLGLPGYAYLQGMEAVWIALGLGIGTYLNWKFVAKKLRRYTELAGDSITLPDYFSNRFNDHNKTLRVLSAVFILVFFLIYTASGFVAGAKLFESVFGLPYHSALLIGVVVIISYTALGGFMAVSWTDFFQGVIMFFAIITVPMLGIHAAGGFTEASHAWKSATPGFLDMFSHADGETLKTISVISLMAWGIGYFGQPHILTRFMAIRSPDEIKPARRIAMAWVVVSLTCAVLVGMAGRIYLTELLPDSDAEKIFMIMVDQLTHPIVGGILLAAVLAAIMSTADSQLLVTSSALTEDLYRVIIRPKASNKELVWVSRGTVIAVALLACLIALKPDSSVLGLVSYAWAGFGATFGPLVIVSLYWNRMTRNGAIAGIIGGGITVLVWKQLNGGLFDLYEIVPGFIISTLLIVVFSLIDKKPESGITDTFETARN; this is encoded by the coding sequence ATGGAAAACCTACACATTATTCTAACCTTTGCCGGCTACCTGATTTTCATGCTGCTGATCGGTACTCACTTCTACAAAAAAAACGAATCCCTCTCCGATTATCTGATCGGTGACCGACAGCTCAACAAATGGGTTGCCGCCATGAGCGCTCAAGCCTCAGATATGAGCGGATGGCTCCTGCTCGGCCTTCCGGGCTATGCCTATCTCCAGGGAATGGAAGCCGTATGGATTGCGCTTGGCCTCGGCATTGGAACCTATCTCAACTGGAAATTTGTGGCTAAAAAACTTCGGCGCTATACGGAACTCGCCGGCGATTCCATCACATTGCCCGACTATTTCTCCAACCGTTTCAACGACCACAACAAGACTCTGCGCGTACTGTCCGCCGTATTTATTCTCGTCTTCTTCCTCATCTACACCGCATCGGGGTTCGTCGCCGGCGCCAAACTGTTTGAATCCGTCTTCGGCCTGCCCTATCACTCCGCCCTGCTCATCGGCGTGGTGGTCATCATCTCCTACACCGCACTTGGCGGTTTCATGGCTGTCAGCTGGACCGATTTTTTCCAGGGTGTCATCATGTTCTTCGCCATTATCACGGTTCCCATGCTCGGCATTCATGCCGCCGGCGGCTTTACCGAAGCATCCCATGCCTGGAAATCGGCCACCCCCGGATTTCTTGATATGTTTTCCCATGCCGATGGAGAAACGCTGAAAACGATTTCTGTCATCTCACTCATGGCCTGGGGGATCGGCTATTTCGGCCAGCCGCACATCCTGACCCGGTTTATGGCCATCCGCTCACCGGACGAAATCAAACCCGCACGACGGATCGCTATGGCCTGGGTGGTCGTCAGTCTCACCTGTGCCGTACTGGTCGGTATGGCCGGCCGCATCTACCTCACCGAACTGCTGCCGGATTCCGACGCAGAAAAAATCTTCATGATTATGGTCGATCAGCTGACCCATCCCATTGTAGGCGGCATTCTGCTGGCGGCGGTACTTGCCGCCATCATGAGCACCGCCGACTCGCAGCTGCTGGTCACCTCCTCGGCATTGACCGAAGACCTTTATCGCGTAATCATCCGGCCGAAAGCATCAAACAAAGAACTGGTCTGGGTAAGCCGGGGCACCGTCATTGCCGTGGCCCTGCTGGCCTGCCTGATCGCACTCAAACCCGACAGCAGTGTGCTTGGACTCGTCTCCTATGCCTGGGCCGGATTCGGTGCCACTTTCGGACCGCTTGTCATTGTTTCCCTCTACTGGAACCGCATGACCCGTAACGGTGCCATTGCCGGCATTATCGGCGGCGGCATCACCGTACTCGTCTGGAAACAGTTGAACGGCGGCCTTTTCGATCTGTATGAAATTGTCCCGGGCTTTATCATTTCAACCCTTCTGATTGTCGTATTCAGCCTGATCGATAAAAAACCGGAATCCGGAATTACAGACACTTTCGAAACCGCCCGCAACTAG
- the hisC gene encoding histidinol-phosphate transaminase produces MIPKKYISDLRVYEPGKPIEEVARELGFDDIAEIVKVASNENELGPSPLAAEAMREAIPEMHRYPDGGAFYLKQKLAEKLSVDPENLLFGCGSNELIVFLCHVFMEQGKNLIMGAEAFAVYFLANALYGGETIRVPMPEHVHDLDAMLAAITPETRLVCICNPNNPTGTMLPPEAIDAFIEQLPDHVVAVFDEAYFEVMPDAMKPDVLKHIRAGKKNIIVLRTFSKAYGLAGLRIGYAVAHPELINLLNKVRQPFNVNLMAQSAALAALDDVTHMVETREMVFQGLEFFQAELPKLGIETVPSGANFILVKTGNGREIFEELQKRKVIVRPMDPYGLPDYIRITIGTPEQNQLMLDALKSVMADKS; encoded by the coding sequence ATGATACCCAAAAAATATATTTCCGATCTGCGGGTCTACGAACCCGGAAAACCCATCGAAGAAGTGGCGCGCGAACTGGGGTTCGACGATATCGCCGAAATTGTGAAAGTGGCATCCAATGAAAATGAACTCGGTCCGTCACCGCTGGCGGCGGAAGCCATGCGGGAAGCCATTCCGGAAATGCACCGCTATCCGGACGGCGGCGCATTTTATCTGAAACAGAAATTGGCGGAAAAGCTTTCGGTTGACCCCGAAAACCTTCTGTTCGGCTGCGGGAGCAATGAGCTGATTGTTTTCCTCTGCCATGTATTTATGGAGCAGGGAAAAAATCTGATTATGGGGGCCGAAGCCTTTGCCGTCTATTTTCTGGCCAACGCCCTCTACGGCGGCGAAACCATTCGCGTTCCCATGCCGGAGCACGTGCACGATCTCGATGCCATGCTCGCCGCCATCACCCCCGAAACCCGTCTGGTCTGCATCTGCAATCCCAACAACCCGACCGGAACGATGCTTCCGCCCGAAGCCATCGACGCCTTCATCGAACAGCTGCCGGATCACGTTGTCGCGGTTTTCGACGAAGCCTATTTTGAAGTCATGCCCGATGCCATGAAACCCGATGTGCTCAAACACATCCGCGCCGGGAAAAAGAATATCATTGTGCTGCGCACCTTTTCCAAAGCCTACGGTCTCGCCGGGCTGCGCATCGGCTATGCCGTCGCGCATCCCGAATTGATCAACCTGCTCAACAAAGTGCGCCAGCCCTTTAACGTCAATCTGATGGCGCAATCAGCGGCCCTGGCGGCGCTCGATGATGTGACGCATATGGTTGAAACCCGCGAAATGGTTTTCCAGGGATTGGAATTTTTCCAAGCCGAACTTCCAAAGCTTGGAATCGAGACGGTTCCGTCGGGCGCGAACTTTATTCTGGTGAAGACCGGAAACGGACGGGAAATCTTTGAAGAACTGCAGAAACGCAAGGTGATTGTGCGTCCGATGGATCCCTATGGATTGCCGGACTATATTCGCATAACTATCGGCACCCCAGAGCAGAATCAATTGATGCTCGACGCGCTGAAATCGGTCATGGCGGATAAAAGTTAA
- a CDS encoding 2-oxoacid:acceptor oxidoreductase family protein → MNKVTNVKFAGLGGQGILTCTDILGRVVFDMGNDVKKAEVHGMSQRGGSITSDLRFGDKVLSPMISAGQADFLVVMGEDLVEANQYFLKDGGMLVKPSDFEVDQLTNKRTLNVALLGALSKHMPFSVEQWMDAVRAQLPERLHEVNEAAFMLGRGE, encoded by the coding sequence ATGAATAAAGTTACGAATGTAAAATTTGCAGGGCTGGGCGGACAGGGGATTTTAACCTGCACCGACATTCTCGGGCGCGTTGTGTTTGATATGGGCAACGATGTGAAAAAAGCGGAAGTGCACGGCATGAGTCAGCGCGGCGGTTCCATTACCTCCGATCTTCGTTTCGGCGATAAGGTGCTCAGCCCGATGATTTCGGCCGGGCAGGCCGATTTCCTGGTGGTGATGGGAGAGGATCTGGTTGAAGCCAATCAGTATTTTCTGAAGGATGGCGGTATGCTCGTGAAACCGTCCGATTTCGAGGTGGATCAACTGACCAATAAGCGGACGTTGAATGTGGCTCTGCTCGGCGCACTGAGCAAACATATGCCGTTTTCGGTGGAGCAGTGGATGGATGCCGTCCGCGCACAGCTTCCAGAACGCCTGCATGAAGTGAACGAAGCCGCGTTCATGCTCGGAAGAGGTGAGTAG
- a CDS encoding thiamine pyrophosphate-dependent enzyme, whose protein sequence is MSSERKLMSGNEAVALGTKHAGCALGVGYPGTPSTEILENYAKLEDCKAQWAPNEKVALEVGIGVAFAGTRTIITMKHVGLNVAADPLFTVAYTGVTGGMVLAVADDPGMASSQNEQDSRNYARAAGVPLLEPADSQEAYDMTKLAFEISERWGQPVILRLSTRVCHSKTIVIPSESKPVPQADYVRDISGRVMIPAYARPAHKRMRAKLAEIEEWNNAEGPNPIIGNSTKLGIIANGVTALHAQEAAPDAKVMKLGMVYPLPMKAILEFIDSVDDCIIIEESDPFIQTEVQAAGGKVRPRLERYRYGELDVIRVKRIIDGDDSEEAAPPRGKPPQLCDGCPHRASFKLLKNIGCTITGDIGCYTLGVLPPFETMDTCICMGGSIGIGLGMRHVLPEEQARKVVSVIGDGTFMHSGLTGVADMICNRPKYGHVIVILDNGTTAMTGLQEHPGTGKTLDHQPAEKTVSIEATCEAMGVDKVVVLDPSREMERFEQAVRDALASDDLTVIIARRPCILAVARDAKIKRGEKVR, encoded by the coding sequence ATGAGCAGTGAACGTAAACTGATGAGCGGCAACGAAGCCGTTGCTCTGGGAACCAAACATGCCGGCTGTGCGCTGGGCGTTGGATATCCCGGAACGCCATCCACCGAAATTCTCGAAAATTATGCCAAGCTCGAAGACTGTAAAGCGCAGTGGGCTCCGAATGAAAAAGTCGCCCTGGAAGTCGGTATCGGCGTGGCCTTTGCCGGAACCCGCACCATCATCACCATGAAACACGTCGGCCTCAATGTGGCCGCCGATCCGCTTTTCACCGTGGCCTACACCGGTGTCACCGGCGGGATGGTGCTGGCCGTTGCCGACGATCCGGGCATGGCCTCCTCTCAGAATGAGCAGGATTCACGAAACTATGCCCGGGCGGCCGGCGTTCCGCTGCTCGAACCGGCCGACTCGCAGGAAGCCTATGATATGACCAAGCTGGCGTTCGAGATTTCCGAACGTTGGGGTCAGCCTGTTATTCTCCGACTCAGCACACGGGTTTGCCATTCCAAAACCATCGTGATTCCTTCTGAATCGAAACCTGTTCCGCAGGCCGATTATGTGCGCGACATTTCAGGCCGTGTGATGATTCCGGCCTATGCACGTCCGGCACACAAAAGAATGCGGGCCAAGCTGGCGGAAATCGAAGAATGGAACAATGCTGAAGGACCGAATCCAATCATTGGAAACAGCACTAAACTCGGCATCATTGCCAACGGCGTTACCGCGCTGCATGCGCAGGAAGCGGCGCCGGATGCAAAAGTGATGAAGCTGGGCATGGTTTATCCGCTGCCCATGAAAGCCATTCTTGAATTCATCGATTCCGTGGATGACTGCATCATTATCGAAGAATCCGATCCCTTCATTCAAACCGAAGTGCAGGCCGCCGGCGGCAAGGTCCGCCCGCGGCTGGAGCGCTATCGGTATGGCGAGCTCGATGTGATTCGTGTGAAACGTATCATCGATGGCGACGACTCCGAAGAAGCGGCACCGCCGCGCGGAAAGCCGCCGCAGCTCTGCGACGGCTGCCCGCACCGTGCCAGTTTCAAATTGCTGAAAAATATCGGATGCACCATCACCGGCGACATCGGTTGCTACACGCTGGGCGTGCTGCCGCCTTTCGAAACCATGGATACCTGCATCTGCATGGGCGGTTCGATTGGGATCGGTCTGGGAATGCGCCACGTACTGCCGGAAGAGCAGGCGCGCAAAGTGGTCAGTGTAATCGGCGACGGAACCTTTATGCATAGCGGTCTGACCGGGGTGGCCGATATGATCTGTAACCGTCCGAAGTATGGCCACGTGATCGTGATTCTGGATAATGGAACCACCGCCATGACCGGCCTGCAGGAACATCCGGGCACCGGGAAAACGCTGGATCATCAGCCGGCAGAAAAAACGGTTTCCATCGAAGCCACCTGCGAAGCCATGGGGGTTGATAAAGTGGTGGTGCTTGATCCGTCCCGCGAAATGGAACGCTTTGAGCAGGCCGTCCGCGATGCCTTGGCCTCTGACGACCTGACGGTAATTATTGCGCGCCGTCCCTGCATTCTTGCTGTTGCGCGCGATGCAAAAATCAAGCGCGGCGAGAAGGTGCGCTAG
- a CDS encoding hotdog fold thioesterase, with translation MSAHKIKELIRKNDNLGNYLGVKLTEVSEGRAYAELKIEKCHLNAAGVTHGASIFALADIALAAASNSYGNVALLTNGNIQVFHATPLGDTLTAKAKEVSASRKLAHYRIKVTNQAGDQIAVYNATVYKTSTPLPDSE, from the coding sequence ATGAGTGCGCATAAAATTAAAGAACTGATTCGGAAGAACGATAATCTGGGCAATTATCTGGGCGTCAAATTAACCGAAGTCAGTGAAGGGCGGGCATACGCCGAACTGAAAATTGAAAAATGCCACCTGAACGCGGCGGGCGTTACCCATGGAGCCTCGATCTTTGCGCTGGCGGATATTGCGTTGGCGGCGGCATCGAACTCCTATGGCAATGTGGCCTTGCTGACCAACGGCAATATTCAGGTTTTTCATGCCACGCCGCTGGGCGACACCCTCACCGCGAAAGCCAAGGAAGTTTCCGCCAGCCGCAAGCTGGCGCACTACCGGATTAAGGTAACCAATCAGGCCGGCGACCAAATTGCGGTCTATAATGCGACGGTGTATAAAACCAGTACGCCGCTGCCCGACAGCGAATAG
- a CDS encoding phenylacetate--CoA ligase family protein, which translates to MSGFVVENRIWDKAESLPRSDLQSLQSSRLRKTVEQVQRIPFYKQKFAEAGITPDKIRTLDDLQRLPFTTKADLREEYPLGMLAVDRKEVARYHGSSGTTGRPTMVAYTKNDLKTWSNLCARFLTAGGLLPEHSVQIAFGYGLFTGGFGLHYGVEHVGASVIPAAAGNTSKQLMLMKDMQVDALVCTPSYALTISEFILKNQIPREALNLKYAHFGGEPWTEDMRARIEDEMGILCFNNYGLSEVIGPGVSGECAVRDGMHISEDAFIVECIDPDTLEPVAPGEEGELVFTSLCKEAMPIIRYRTRDIASLNPEPCACGRTSIRMSRIKGRSDDMLIIKGVNIYPSQIEQALLRVEGTAPHYQIEVDRPDRKDIVSVKVEMTEESFSSSMKNMQELKERIEHAIQAITGLRMNIELVSPNSLERFTGKARHVIDRRKK; encoded by the coding sequence ATGAGCGGCTTTGTGGTAGAAAACCGAATTTGGGATAAAGCGGAATCACTGCCCCGATCCGACCTTCAATCGCTTCAGTCTTCCCGACTGCGGAAAACGGTTGAACAGGTTCAGCGGATTCCGTTTTATAAACAGAAATTTGCGGAAGCCGGCATCACACCGGATAAGATCCGGACGCTGGACGATCTGCAGCGTCTCCCCTTCACCACCAAAGCGGATTTGCGGGAGGAGTATCCGCTGGGCATGCTGGCGGTCGATCGCAAAGAGGTCGCCCGGTATCACGGTTCATCCGGCACCACCGGCCGGCCGACGATGGTGGCCTATACCAAAAATGATTTAAAAACGTGGTCTAATTTATGTGCCCGTTTTCTGACCGCAGGCGGACTTTTACCGGAACACAGCGTCCAGATTGCGTTCGGCTACGGCCTTTTCACCGGCGGGTTCGGCCTGCACTACGGCGTGGAACATGTGGGCGCTTCGGTCATTCCGGCCGCTGCCGGAAACACCTCAAAGCAACTGATGCTGATGAAGGATATGCAGGTCGACGCACTGGTCTGTACGCCGAGTTATGCTTTGACGATTTCGGAATTTATCCTCAAAAATCAAATTCCGAGAGAGGCCCTGAATCTGAAATACGCCCACTTCGGCGGTGAGCCGTGGACGGAGGATATGCGGGCACGGATCGAAGATGAAATGGGGATTCTCTGCTTTAACAACTACGGCCTGAGCGAAGTCATCGGTCCCGGCGTCAGCGGCGAATGTGCCGTGCGGGACGGCATGCATATTTCAGAGGATGCCTTCATCGTTGAATGCATCGATCCGGACACCCTCGAACCCGTGGCGCCCGGCGAGGAAGGCGAACTCGTCTTTACCTCTTTATGCAAAGAGGCCATGCCGATTATCCGCTATCGCACGCGCGATATTGCATCGCTGAACCCGGAGCCCTGCGCCTGCGGACGAACCTCAATACGCATGAGCCGCATCAAAGGCCGCAGCGACGATATGCTCATCATCAAGGGGGTGAATATCTACCCTTCGCAAATTGAGCAGGCTCTGCTGCGCGTTGAAGGAACGGCACCGCACTACCAGATTGAAGTGGATCGTCCGGACCGTAAAGATATCGTTTCTGTGAAAGTGGAGATGACCGAAGAATCCTTCAGTTCAAGTATGAAAAATATGCAGGAACTGAAAGAGCGGATTGAACACGCCATTCAGGCCATCACGGGACTGCGGATGAATATTGAACTGGTTTCGCCGAATTCGCTCGAACGCTTTACAGGCAAAGCCCGGCATGTAATCGACCGAAGGAAAAAATAA